The following coding sequences lie in one Mustelus asterias chromosome 6, sMusAst1.hap1.1, whole genome shotgun sequence genomic window:
- the xpa gene encoding DNA repair protein complementing XP-A cells, with translation MNLEAKNGSSLAAAGGGEAELEQKRSLPPVVLAKIERNRQRALILRQARLASRPYPPVDAGGNVAKLTTKVIDTGGGFFLEEEEKEVHEVNKVVQEPGPVLEFDYLLCEECGKEFMDSFLSSRFDLAVCDNCRDNEEKHKLITRTDAKQEFLLKDCDLDKRTPVLKYILRKNPHNTQWGDMKLYVRLQIIKRSLEVWGSEEALQEAKEARQENREKMKQKKFDKKVKELRRAVRSSLWKKESAVHQHDYSPEEYDEEEDMYRKTCVTCGHQLNYEKM, from the exons ATGAATTTAGAGGCAAAGAATGGATCATCACTGGCCGCTGCAGGTGGAGGAGAGGCAGAGTTGGAGCAGAAGAGGTCCCTGCCGCCTGTCGTGTTGGCCAAGATCGAGCGGAACAGACAGAGAGCGCTGATCCTGCGACAGGCCAGGCTAGCGAGCAGGCCGTACCCTCCTGTTGATGCAG GTGGCAATGTTGCAAAGCTTACAACCAAAGTAATAGATACAGGAGGAGGATTCTTTCTggaagaggaagagaaagaggtaCATGAAGTGAATAAAGTTGTGCAAGAACCAG GACCTGTCTTGGAATTTGATTACTTATTGTGTGAAGAATGTGGTAAAGAATTCATGGACTCCTTTCTCAGTAGTCGCTTTGATCTAGCTGTGTGTGATAACTGCAG AGATAATGAAGAGAAACACAAACTAATTACCCGAACAGAtgcaaagcaggaatttctgcttAAAGACTGTGATTTGGACAAGAGAACACCTGTACTCAAGTACATTCTGAGGAAGAATCCACATAATACCCAGTGGGGCGATATGAAACTTTACGTACGGCTGCAG ATAATCAAGCGTTCCCTTGAAGTATGGGGCAGTGAGGAAGCTCTGCAAGAAGCTAAAGAAGCACGACAAGAGAACAGAGAAAAGATGAAACAAAAGAAATTTGATAAAAAAGTAAAAG AGCTTCGCCGAGCTGTGAGAAGCAGCCTGTGGAAAAAGGAATCTGCTGTTCACCAGCATGATTATAGCCCTGAAGAATATGACGAGGAGGAGGATATGTATAGAAAGACATGTGTGACATGTGGCCATCAGCTAAACTATGAAAAAATGTGA